Within Schaalia sp. HMT-172, the genomic segment TTCGAAGGGACTCACCGCGACGGAGGCCATCTCCTGGCACACCCGCAGGGAGAGGCGCAGGCTCGTCGAACCCGAACCGTTCGTGTTGATGATGTCCACCTGGTCGGCGTCCGCAGCCGTGCACCCATCGACGCCGTCCACCGACTCGGCCGTCAGCGTGACTCCCACGCGCCCACCCTCAGGAATCGTGTACACGTTGCCCGGATCCTCGCCGTCGCGCGCCGCCTCGGAGACAGTCGCCCCGCCGGAGGCGAAAAGGACCTGCGGGAAGCCGCTGATCCAACACGAGGACCCCTCATTCGTGAAGGTCACCTCGACATAGGTGGTCGAACCAATCTCCTGGCGCGAACCCACGGATGCCTGCAGATTCGACAGGTCGCAGCGCGCCTCATTGTCACTCACGTCCACGTCGGGCGCCTGGTTCCCCCTATCGGTGGACGCGCTCTGGGCCGCCTCACCGCTCTGGGAGGCCCCACCGCTCTGGGAGGGCGCCGCGCTAGAGGAAGTCGAAGCACTCGGCGTCGCAGGCGAGGACGTCGCCCCCGACTCGGGCTGGCCGCCCTTCGGCGAACAGGCGCCGACGCCCAGGGCGAGGGCGGACAGTGCGGTCACGGCAAGGAAGCGTCGCATATTGATCATGCGACCATCCTATGGAAGCGACGCGGGGGTCCTCCTCGCCACGCCGGTCGTTACGAACTGGTGACAAGCGGCGCCCGCCACGCGAGCGGCGGGCCACCCCGGCCTCGTCAATTCCCAATCCGCCCACGCGAGCAAAGAACGACGCCCTCCCGCGACCACTCAGCTGCCGGAAACCGGCTCAATCTTGACGGGCGCGACGTCCATCTCCTCGAAAGACACCAGGCGGTCCTTGCGCACCAGGTGATAGCCCCACCACACGACGCCGAAGAGCGGCAGGCCAATGTAGGAGGAGGCAACCTCCCAGACCTGGCCATGGATAATGGCCTCGTAGTTCTGCCCCGCCATGACCACCAGGCACATGATGAACGCAATGATCGGACCCACCGGGTAGAACGGTGACCGGTACGGCAAATCCTCTAAGAGGTAACCCTGAATCCAGTACGCGCGACGGAATCGAAGATGACTGACCGCGATCCCCAACCACATGATGATGCCCGAAATGCCAACAATATTGACCAGCCAAATGTAGGCGTCGTTAAAAACCAGCTGCGTGAGGAAGCCCAACGCCGCCATCACCGTCGTCACCGCCATCGCATAACCGGGCACTCCGCCCTTCGTGACACGCGCAAAGATGGCTGGCGCCTGTCCCTTGAGTGCCATCGAGTGCAACATGCGCGAGGCCGCATACAGGCCCGAATTACCCGCCGACAGGATCGACGTGAGGATGACGGCGTTCATGACGGCCGCCGCCGCGCCGATCCCCATGCGCGCGAAAACCAGCGTGAACGGGGACTGCGTCACGTTGTTCGCGCTGTCGTCGGCGGCGCTGAGCAGGCTCGGATCCGTGTAGGGCAACAGCGTGCCGATCACCGCGATCGCGCCAATGTAGAAGAACATGATGCGCCAAAACACCGTGCGGATCGAGCGTGGCACGTCCCGGCGCGGATTCTCCGACTCGCCGGCGGCCACGCCGACCAGCTCGGTCCCCTGGAACGAGAAGCCCGCGATCATGAAGACAGCGATAACGCCGACGAAACCGTTGTGGAAGGGCGCATCCCCGGTCGTCCAATTCGACAGGCCCGGGGAATTCGTCCCCATGACGCCCGCGATCATGAAGACGCCGGAGATGACGAACACGACGACGATGACGACTTTGATGGCCGCCAGCCAGAACTCCGCCTCGCCGTAGACGCGCGCCGACAGGGCGTTGAGCCCGACGACGATCACCAGGAACAGCACCGCCCATATCCACGAGGGCACGGACGGGAACCAGTACGCCATCACCAGGCCCGAGGCGACGAGGTCCGCGGCCACCGTCACCGCCCAGTTGAACCAGTAGTTCCACCCCATCGCGAACCCGAAGGACGGGGAGATGAACTTCGTCGCGAAGGTCTGGAAGGAGCCCGCGACCGGCTGGTGGGCGCTCATCTCGCCCAGGGACTGCATGAGGAGCAGCACCATGAGGCCGATCGCCGCGTACGCCAGGAGGGCGCCGCCGGGGCCGGCGTTGGCGACCGTGGCACCGGAGGCCAGGAACAGGCCTGTGCCGATCGCCCCGCCGATGGCGATCATCTGCATGTGGCGCGACGCCAGGCCACGCTTGAGCTGCGTGTTGGAGCGCTGGCGGACTTCGCTCGCGATGTCATCGGGAGTGGGGGTTTCCATGAATGGGGTCCTCATCTGTCGATCGTGAGTCCCATCTTAGTCCCTAATTCTTGTGTCGTGATTGGGACGTTCTTTCCTTGGTCTTTAACGAGGCCAGGGCCGGGTCGCGCTCGCCACTCCCGTGAGTTCACCGACATCTCATTGTATTGTCAACACTTGCGACGTAAGGCACCGCGGGGCGCCGCGGTGCGGTTTGTCGCCACCTCTCCCCTGCTTCGTCACCCGCACCCATCGCGTTCGGCACGAGGGAAAGGACACCGTGCGCGGCGCCGAGACCTGGCGCACTCGCATCGCTACACTGAAACCCTCCCCGCGCCAACGAAAGAAGGGACTATGACGTACCAACTTGCGAGCATCGGCTGGATGCTGCTCGCCCTCGTCCTGTCGGCCTCCATCGGCCTCGAACGACAGATCCGAGGCAAGAGCGCGGGCATCCGCACCCAGGCCATCGTCGGCATGACGGCGTGCCTCATGATGTTGATCTCCAAATACGGCTTCTCCGACATCCTGATGGACGGCATCACCCGTTACGACCCCTCGCGCGTCGCCTCCCAGATCGTCTCCGGCATCGGCTTCCTCGGAGCCGGCATCATCCTGACCCGACACGGCGCGATCCGAGGCCTCACGACCGCCGCCACCATCTGGGAAACCGCGGCGATCGGCATGGCGTGCGGGGCCGGACTGTGGTGGCTCGCCATCGCCGGCACCGCCCTCCACTTCATCGTCATCGCCCTGCTGACGCCTCTCGTCCAGTTCATCCTCATGCGCACCCACGGGCACAAGGTGACGCTGAGCGTCCACTACTCCCCCGGGCACGGGGTCCTCTCCTCGCTGCTGACGCAGGTCGGGACGCTGGGCTGGGCCGTGTCTTCCGTGTCCACGCGCACCGACTCGACCGAACGCATGTCTGTCGCACGTTTCACCGCGTCGACACGCCAGGACCTCTCCAAGTCCCTCCTGGTGACCACCCTGTCGGACCTGGACGGCGTCGCCGGCGTCGACGTCACCGAGGAAGACGACGAGTAAGCACAAGAGAACGAGGGGCTCGCGGTTTCATCCGCGAGCCCCTCGTTTATGCCCTCAGGCACTCAGCGCATCACGCTTGAGGACCGAAAGGATTGAAGGGCTG encodes:
- a CDS encoding DUF4232 domain-containing protein, which translates into the protein MINMRRFLAVTALSALALGVGACSPKGGQPESGATSSPATPSASTSSSAAPSQSGGASQSGEAAQSASTDRGNQAPDVDVSDNEARCDLSNLQASVGSRQEIGSTTYVEVTFTNEGSSCWISGFPQVLFASGGATVSEAARDGEDPGNVYTIPEGGRVGVTLTAESVDGVDGCTAADADQVDIINTNGSGSTSLRLSLRVCQEMASVAVSPFEPIG
- a CDS encoding amino acid permease, with product METPTPDDIASEVRQRSNTQLKRGLASRHMQMIAIGGAIGTGLFLASGATVANAGPGGALLAYAAIGLMVLLLMQSLGEMSAHQPVAGSFQTFATKFISPSFGFAMGWNYWFNWAVTVAADLVASGLVMAYWFPSVPSWIWAVLFLVIVVGLNALSARVYGEAEFWLAAIKVVIVVVFVISGVFMIAGVMGTNSPGLSNWTTGDAPFHNGFVGVIAVFMIAGFSFQGTELVGVAAGESENPRRDVPRSIRTVFWRIMFFYIGAIAVIGTLLPYTDPSLLSAADDSANNVTQSPFTLVFARMGIGAAAAVMNAVILTSILSAGNSGLYAASRMLHSMALKGQAPAIFARVTKGGVPGYAMAVTTVMAALGFLTQLVFNDAYIWLVNIVGISGIIMWLGIAVSHLRFRRAYWIQGYLLEDLPYRSPFYPVGPIIAFIMCLVVMAGQNYEAIIHGQVWEVASSYIGLPLFGVVWWGYHLVRKDRLVSFEEMDVAPVKIEPVSGS
- a CDS encoding MgtC/SapB family protein, whose translation is MTYQLASIGWMLLALVLSASIGLERQIRGKSAGIRTQAIVGMTACLMMLISKYGFSDILMDGITRYDPSRVASQIVSGIGFLGAGIILTRHGAIRGLTTAATIWETAAIGMACGAGLWWLAIAGTALHFIVIALLTPLVQFILMRTHGHKVTLSVHYSPGHGVLSSLLTQVGTLGWAVSSVSTRTDSTERMSVARFTASTRQDLSKSLLVTTLSDLDGVAGVDVTEEDDE